The genomic stretch CAGCGTATTATTGATATGAAATTTGACGGTGCTCTCACTGATATGAAGCTGTCCGGCAATTTCGCGATCGCGCAACCCTTGGGTCAGTAGGCACATCACATCATGTTCGCGGGACGATAGCATTTTCTGGGTGTTTTCCCCATCATGGATGCCCCAGGTATTGCCCTCTAAGACCGCCATAATCACGTCCCGTAGAACAGTGGAGTCTGTATCTAGGCTGATTTGGGCGACAACGCCTTGGGGATAACGGGGACTGCCCATGGAGGAAGGATGAACCCAAATGACGCGATCGCTTCCGTGGATCTGATCGGGCTGATCTGTAATGAGTGGAATGGATGGATCTGGGACGGTTGACAGGACAAACCCTGCAGTCGTGACCATTTGGCTAAAGGCACATTGCAAAACGGCCGAGCGACATTCGACCCTAACGTATCCGTTGGTTTCGGGCTGGCTGTAGGGCAGTTTTAGGGTAATCTGCACGACTTTATTCAATGTCCCTATCGTAGTTGTTAGGGTGCCACCCAAACTAGCACTCGCCAGTAAGATCGGTCTAAACGAGGATGGAACAGCAATTGTGTTTCCTGAGTTGTCACGTTGGATCGATCCAGTATCGCTAGAAAGGGGGACTTCGCCGTCATGGGTCGTGATGACTAGAACATCGGCGGACACGATCGCATCTAGGGTGACGACATCCGTGGAGTAGGTCAAACTACAGGTGGTGCAATCGAGTGGCTGAACCAACTCCGTAAACTTGATGAAGAGATAGGTGAGCGATACGTCGAGCGATCGCTCGGTTCCAACCAACTTGAGGGGAATAAGGCCCAACAGTTTGGCGAGATAATCGGACAGCATGGGAGATTGTAGGGCAGATAGCCCTTGCCCTGCGAGGTGCCAGGTTTGCTGGACTTGCCGAAACTGGAGCGCGCTGCCCAAGGAAACCGTCACCGTGGTACAAAGACTGAGCAATATTTCTAGAAATTCAGGCGCAAGGGCTTCTCGGCTAAAGACGGCCAACACTCCAATCACTGTGTCAGATGTTGCCAGGGGATAGCCGGCGAAGCCCCGGAGTTGATGCTGGAGCGCCCATTCGCGATCGCGCAGCCACGGCTCATCTAGGAGGTTATTGCTGAGGAAAGAAACTCGATTCTGGGCAATTTTCCCGACTTTGAACGCCCCCATGGGAACGGTGCTGAATGCCCCATCGGTGCGGGTGTAGAGGCCAGCCGAACCAATCATTTTGAGATGCGTACGATCGGGCTCTACTAACCAAATGCGTGCAAGCGCACAGTTGAACTGATTGACCAGCCCTTGAGTGACACGGTTGGCGATCGCCCTAGTATCTAGACAAGCGTAGATATCTTGAGCAATCTGATTGGCCCGCTGCAACTCGAACATGAGGCGCGGTGCATTCAGGCAATCCACAACAGAATCGGACACAGGTACCCACATCAAACAGAGTTCACTCTATTGAGCCGCAAGGTGGGAGTCGGTTTCTGTGTTGAATGCCACAAAGTAGATGCGATTGCGCCGCCTGCATATAGTAATGATAGGATTGTGCGGTGCTACAACAGTCTCTCCACGACACATTCACCCCTAACGATTTCACCAGGGTTCTATCTTTCAGTCTATTGGTGGCACATCCATTTCTATCGCGGCTGAGGGGCTGAATCGCTGAACGGTCTAGTCTTTGAACACGATCGAGGGACAAAGGGGCCGCGATCGCCATTCTTTGTCAAAACATCGCTTGATGCGGCCCTTCCTGTCCTTACCGCTAAACCTGCTCAGTGTGTATTCAAAGATACAGGACGACAACGAAGCAAATCCTACTGTGCAGAAGAAGCGCAACATCCAGAGTCTCGTCGTCCAGCGTTGCGCCTTGTTTGGCATCATATCGCAGTGAACCTAAGTGAACCTGTTGCTGGGAGGCAACGTCACCCATGACCACCCATTACTCAGTTGCTATTGTTGGTGGAGGGCAGGCTGGCCTGGCCGTAAGCTACTATCTCAAGCAAAACGGCATTGATCATATCCTGTTCGAGAAACATAAGATTGGCTATTCCTGGCGATCGCAACGATGGGATTCGTTTTGCTTGGTCACACCCAATTGGCAATGTATTTTACCGGGCCATCCCTACTCTGGTGATGACCCCCACGGTTTTATGCAGCGGGACGAAATTGTTCAGTACATCGAAAGCTATGTGGCGGCCTTCAATCCCCCAGTCAAGGAAGGAGTTGCTGTCCATCATTTGTATCAACAGGGGCAAGGCTTTGGGCTAGAAACCAGCATTGGACATTTCACAGCCGATCAGGTTGTTGTAGC from Candidatus Obscuribacterales bacterium encodes the following:
- a CDS encoding LuxR C-terminal-related transcriptional regulator, with amino-acid sequence MSDSVVDCLNAPRLMFELQRANQIAQDIYACLDTRAIANRVTQGLVNQFNCALARIWLVEPDRTHLKMIGSAGLYTRTDGAFSTVPMGAFKVGKIAQNRVSFLSNNLLDEPWLRDREWALQHQLRGFAGYPLATSDTVIGVLAVFSREALAPEFLEILLSLCTTVTVSLGSALQFRQVQQTWHLAGQGLSALQSPMLSDYLAKLLGLIPLKLVGTERSLDVSLTYLFIKFTELVQPLDCTTCSLTYSTDVVTLDAIVSADVLVITTHDGEVPLSSDTGSIQRDNSGNTIAVPSSFRPILLASASLGGTLTTTIGTLNKVVQITLKLPYSQPETNGYVRVECRSAVLQCAFSQMVTTAGFVLSTVPDPSIPLITDQPDQIHGSDRVIWVHPSSMGSPRYPQGVVAQISLDTDSTVLRDVIMAVLEGNTWGIHDGENTQKMLSSREHDVMCLLTQGLRDREIAGQLHISESTVKFHINNTLAKLNVKTRVQAVYELMRHGWLEV